GTGATCGCGCAGGTCCGCTTGCATCGCCGCTCATCCGGCGGCCTGAGGATGATGTTGACTTCATAGTGACAGATCTGTCAAGATGACATATATGGTCATGATGAAAAGATCCGACGCGCCACGTCGGTCAGGAGAGTGGAATGGCTGAAGGCCCCTATGACGTGATTCAGATCGGTTACGGCCCGGTGAGCGAGTCGCTCGCCCTGATGCTGGGCCGCAAGGGAAGGTCGGTCGCGGTGTGCGAGCGCTGGACATCGCGATACCCGCTGCCGCGCGCCGTCTGTGTCGATCACGAGCTGTACCGGGTGCTGGCGGCGAACGGGATGGGCGATGTCCTGCCCTCGGTGACGCATGCCGGGCCCCTCTACCAATGGTTCAATGCCGACTGGAAGGAACTGCTGGTCATCGATTGGCAGAAGGCCTCCATTTCGGGCGGTCCCGAGGTGAATTTCGTCCACCAGCCCACGCTTGAAGGTGCGCTCGATGCGATGGTGCAGCAGCAGAAGGGGGTGGAGCTTCACCTCGGCTGGGAGGCGGTCGCGGTCACGCAGGATGAGGCGCTGGCGCATGTGACGCTGCGCCATCTGGAAAGCGGCGAGGAGAAGGTGCTGTCCGCGCGCTATGTGGTGGGATGCGATGGCGCCAATTCGCTGGTGCGCACCGCCATCGGCGGCGCGCGTGAGGATCGCGGCTTTCAGGCGGACTGGCTGGTGATCGATGTGCTGCTGAAAGATGGCGTGACGGTCGAGGGGCTGGGGCTGCCCGGCGCGGGCCAATATTGCAATCCGGCGCGGCCCACCACCATCGTGCCCGCAGGTGTGCGTGAGGGCCGCCTGTTCCGGCGGTGGGAGTTCATGCGGCTGCCGCATGAAACGGTCGAGCAACTGGAGGATGAGGCCTATGTCTGGGAGCTGCTCAAGCCATGGGCGGGGCCGGACGAGGTCGAGCTGGTCCGTCACAAGGTCTACAATTTCCGGTCGCTGATTGCGTCGCGCTGGCGCGATGGGCGGTTGCTGATCGCGGGCGATGCCGCGCATGTCATGCCGCCTTTCATGGGGCAGGGCATGTGCGCAGGGATGCGCGACGCCTGGAATCTGGCGTGGAAGCTGGAGCTGGTGCTGTCGGGCGTGGCGGATGACCTGCTGCTCGACACCTATCAGGCCGAGCGGATGCCTCATGTCAGCCAGATCACCGATATGGCGATCTTCCTCGGCAAGATCATCTGCATCCCCGATCCGGAGGAGGCTGCCGCCCGCGACCGTGCCTTTCTGGGCGGCAATGCCCCGCCGCTGCCGCCGTTCCCCAAGCTGGATCACGGGCTGCTGTTCCGGCCCAATGGCGCGGCGCTGCAAGCGGGGGCGGGGCTGCTCTCGCCACATGGCACCCTTGCGCAGGATGGCAGGCATGCGCGCCTCGACGATCTGACGGAGGCCGGGAGCGGCTTCCTCGTGATCGCGCGGGGCTTCGATCCCGAGTCCTCCGTCGGCCCTGTGCGCGACACGCTGGCCCTCGCCGGGCTGCGATGCCTTCAGATCGGGGCGGGCCATGCCACCGATGTCGATGGCCGGATCGAGGCCTTCCTCGATGCGCAGGGCTGGAACGCGATGATCATCCGCCCCGATTTCTACGTCTACGGCGGCGCCATCGGGGCGGGCGATCTTTCCGCATTGGCCGGGGCGCTCGCGGATGATCTGCGCGCGCATGGCCTCCATGCATCCGCCACCACATCTCTTGAGCATAAGGAAAATGTATGAAACTCGCGCGTTTTGCCGTCGGTGACGGCGTCCATCTCGGTCTGGTCGATGGCGACCGGATTGCCGATCTGACCGCCGCAGGCCTGCCCTTTGCAACCATGCTCGCCCTGATCGAGGCGGGAGAGGCCGGTCTCGATGCTGTGCGCAAGGTGGCCGGGAATGCGCCTTCCACGCCGCTGGCGCAGGTGGCGCTGCTGGCCCCTATCGAAAAGCCCGGCAAATATCTCGCGATCGGCATGAACTACCAGAAGCATCTGGAAGAGGCCGACAAGCTTGGCGTGGCCCGCGCGAAGCATCAGGTATGGTTCAACAAGCAGACCACCTGCCTCTCCGGCCCTTTCGACGCCATCGAGCCCGGTGTGACCGAGAAGCTGGACTATGAAGTCGAACTCGGGGTGGTGATCGGTCGGCGCGCCAAGGGTGTGACGCCGCAAGACGCGCTGGCCCATATCTTCGGTTATTTCGTGGCCAATGATGTTTCGGCCCGCGACTGGCAGTTCCATTCGCCGACCTTCACCATGGGCAAGTCGTTCGATACGCATGGGCCGATCGGCCCCTGGATCGTTACGGCGGATGAGGTGGCCGATCCTCAGGCGCTCGATCTGCGCTGTCTGGTGAATGGCGAGGTGCGTCAGGCCAACAACACGGCGAACATGCTGCACCGGATCGATGCGCAGATCTCCTATCTCTCGACGGCCTTCACGCTGGAGCCGGGCGATCTGATCGCCACCGGCACGCCCGAGGGCGTCGGCGTGGGCATGGAGCCGCCGACCTTCCTCAAGAGCGGCGATGTGGTGCGCTGCGAGGTCGAGGGCATCGGCGTCATCGAAAATCGCGTGGCCTGAGCCCGCTGCTGGCGGCGGTGCAAGTGCCGCCGCCAGCCAACAATGGAGAGGATAAAGATATGGCAGTTCTGGGAATGCTGTCGCTTACGCTGGAGGTGCCGAACATCGATGAAGGGGTTCGCTTCTACAGCGATGCCGGGCTGATCTCTGCCGTTGAGGGCGATGTCGCCCGCCTGCGTTGCGAAGGGCAGGCGCGGGAATCGATCACCTTGCTGGGCGGTTTCGCATCGAAGCGCCTGCACCATGTCGCGCTGCGGGCGGAGGATCTGGAGGCGATCGCCGAGCGCGTTCCCCGCTTCGGTGGCCGTGTCATGGCCGCGCCCGCAGGCTTTCCCGCCAGCGGCCTGTGGGTCGAGGACCCTCATGGCATGCTGCTCCATCTGGTCGAACACCCCTGCGATCCGCCGCTTGAAGGCGGCCCCGCTTTCGAGATCAACGCGCCCGGGCGTATCCTGCGCAAGCGGCGGTCGGCAATGCTGCCGACAGGGGCCTATGGCGCCGTCCATCCGCTCCGGCTGGGCCATGTTCTCGTCTTTTCGCCGGATGTGCCTGCCAGCGTGCGCTTTGTGACCGAGGCGCTGGGCATGGGGCTGGCCGACCGGTCGCAGGATGTCATCGCCTTCTGCTGCGCGCGCAAGGAAAGCGAGCATCATGTGCTGGCCTTCGCCAAATCGCCGGGCGTGGGCTTCCACCATGCCAGCTTTCAGGTGAACGATCCTGATGAGGTTGGCCGTGGCGGTCGCGCGCTGGCCGGGAAGATGGGCAAGGGGGACTGGGGCTTTGGGCGCCACACGGTGGGCTCCAACTTCTTCCACTATATTCAGGACCCCTGGGGCAGCTGGTTCGAATATTATTCCGACATGGATTACATCGACGATTACGCGCTATGGACCCCGACCAACTATGCGCTGGAAGACAGTCTGGCGAATTGGGGGCCATCGGTGCCCGGCGATTTCGTCCATAATTACGAGATTGCGCGGTTGGACGCTTGAAAACAGAAAGCCATCGCAACGTCCATCAGCACACCATCAGAGACCTGTCACCTGCATGACGATGTGACCGGCACAGCCGGGCTGATGGACGATGCGGCGCATGCGACCCGCGCGCATAGGGGCACCGGCTGCTATGTCCCGAATCGCTCGATCAGGGCCAGAAAGGCTGTGATCGACACCGCCTCAAGCTCTGGCATGCGGTGTTCGAAGGGTTTTTCATGCCCGGCGAACATCGTCAGCCCCTCCATCGAGGCGGAGATGAACAGCGCCATGGCCGAGCGTTGCTCGACCGAGAGGTCCGGCCGCATTTCCTCGATGATATCGTTGAGCGACACGCGCGCCCGCGCATAGAGTTCCTGCACACGCTCCAGCACGAAGCTGTCATGGTTGGACAGCGCCCAGAGTTCGGGGAACAGCCGTGTCGTCTTCTTGGTGCGGATGTCTTCCAGCACCATCTGGCACAATTCGGCCAGACGTTCGGCGGGGGGCGTGCCGCGCCGATGGGTGATCTTGTCGAACTCGATCTCATAGGCGCGGATCACCGCATCCAGCAGATCGCGCACCAGATCGTCCTTGGTGGTGAAGTGATAGGTCAGATTGCCCATCTTCAGCCCGCAGGCGGCGGCCACGCGGCGCATGCTCAGCGCCTGATAGCCTTCCTCGATCAGCAGGCCGAGCGCGGCGCGCAGAATCATTTCCCTTGTCTCATGCCCCTTGCTGTAGCCGCCCTCACGCTCGGGCAGCACCAGGTCGCGGACGGCGAAGGCGATAAGATTGCCTGTCTTGTCAGTCACTTGAAAAACCTCAGCTCAGAAATATCGAAAATATGACACTCGACAAAATTATGTCCATTGACAAGTTTTTAGAAATGACCCCAAATCACACCTGTCACGACCTAACATGAGGTTGGGCGGACAGGGAGAGAATGATGCGCAGAGGGTCTTTTATGGCCGCGCTTCTGCTGGGCGCGGCATGCGTGCTTCCGGCGGCGGCCCATGCGGCGACAGCTCCGGCGCCATTGGCTGAAGAGCCGATCCCCGCCGTCACCACCTTGCCGCAAAACTGGCCGGCAAGCTGGCTGCTGGTCCATGATCTGAACTTTGCCTCGATCATCGACGGCAAGCTGGCGATTGTCGACACGCATGATACGGTGCAGCCGCTGAAAGGGCTGGTGCGGGCCTCGCAATTCGCCAGTTCGCAGATTTCGCCCGCCAACCATGAGATCTACACGGCGGAAACCTTCTACACCCGCCTGACGCGCGGCGAGCGCACCGATGCCATCACCATCTGGGATATGGCCACGCTGCAGCCCAAGGGCGAGATCGTGCTGCCCGGCGGCAAGCGCCAGCTTTCCGTCACCTATCGCAACATCTTCCAGCTGATCAACCATGACAGCTGGGCGCTGGTGGCCAATTTCACCCCGGCGCAATCGGTGACGGTGGTCGATCTGGCGGGACGCAAACTGCTGGGAGAGATCGATCTTCCCGGTTGCAGCCATATCTATCCCACGGGGGAGCGCGGCTTCACCTCCTTCTGTCAGGATGGCTCGCTGATCAGCATTCAGCTCGATGCCGCGGGTAAGGTGCAGTCGTCCAAGACGCTGACCAATGTGCAGGATATCGACCGCCAGCCCCATTTCCAGATCCCCGCGATGATCGGCAAGGTGGCGTGGTTCGTCAGCTATCACGGTCAGCTCAAGGGCTTCGATCTTTCGGGACCGGTCGCCGTGCCTCTGCCCAGACTGGCCAATGTCGGCACGGCAGAGGGTGGCGCGCCGGAATGGCGGCCCGGTGGCTGGCAGGTGATCGCCTCGGACGGCACTTCGGACGGCAAGGGCCTGCTCTATGTGCTGATGAGCCCCAACGGCAAGGAGGGCAGCCACAAGGATGGCGGCACGGAGGTCTGGGTGGTCGATCCCGTGGCGGGCAAGCGGGTGAGCCGGATCGCGCTGGGCGGGGTCTTTTCCTCCATCGCTATGACGCATGAGGCCCAGCCCCGGCTGGTGGCCGCCAGCGCCGATGGGCTGATCGATATCTTCGACCCCGCGACGGGGCAGAAGGTGCATTCGCTGGGGCGCACCACGGCGGCCAATCCCACCCTTCTCACGCCGGTGCCGTGATGCAGGCGCTGAGCTTCTTCCTGGCGCTGGTGCTGGGTGCGGCCTGCCTGCACAAATGGACCGAGCGCGACAGGCTGATCGCCGCCACCGCCACGCTGACCGGCGTGGGGCTGCGCGAGGCGCCCTTCCTGCTGCTGGTCGCAGGCCTGTGGGAAGCGCTGGCGGCGATCACGCTGCTGGTGCCGGGCCTGACGCAGATCGGCGCGGTGGCCGGGGCTGCCCTCTGGACGCTTTATGCTGCGGCTCTGTGGCGGCGGCGCGGCCAGCGGATCGACTGCGGCTGCGACTTTATGCGCCGCGACAAGCCGGTCTCGACAGGCGCGATCCTGCGGCCTGTGGTGCTGGCGGCGGTGGCCGTGATGGTCGCCCTGCTGCCCGCCGGCGCCTTCAGCCCGGACCTGATCTTCGCCGCGCTGGGCTTTGCCGCCCTGTGGTTCGCCGCGGGCGAATTTCTTTCCCTTCCTCTTGTTGCGAGGGCCCGATGATGTTGATGGTGTCGCAAATTCTGCTCTGGATCGCTGTCATCGTGCTGGCCGTGCTGGTCGCGGCACTGGTGCGGCAGGTGGGCGTGCTGCATGAGCGGATCGCTCCTGCCGGCGCGCTGACCTTGCACCAGAAGGTCTCCGTGGGTGAAAAGCCCACCGCCTTGACGCTCGATACGCTGGACGGCGGGCGGATCACCGTCGGCGGCGGCGGCGCGCGAAGCCAGCTGGTGTTCTTCGCCTCACCCGATTGCCCGGTGTGCAAGGTGTTGCTGCCGATCGTGCGCTCCGCCGCGCGGGCCGAAAGCGACTGGCTCGACATCGTGCTGGCCGGGGACGGCAGTGCGGGGGCCTATCGCCGCCTCGTTGCCGATCATGGGCTGGAGGGCGTGCCGCTGGTGCTGTCCGAAGCCTTGGGCCGGGCCTTTGGCGTCTCCAAACTGCCCTATGCCGTGCTGATCGATGAAGAGGGTCGCCTCGCCTCGCTCGGCCTCATCAACAACCGCGAGCATCTCGAAAGCCTGTTCGAGGCCAAGGAACGCGGCGTCGCCTCCATTCAGGACTTTCTCGCACGCCGTCAGGGGGGAGCGGAATAATGCCGATCTTCGACAGTTGGACCGAAAAAGCCGCGCGCAAGGTGGCGCAAGGCGTCTCGCGCCGGGGCACGCTGGCCCGGCTGGGCGCGGCGATCACCGGAGCCGCCATCATTCCCGCTCTGCCGGTGTCGCGCGCTTCTGCCGCGCCGCATGGCGCGGGGGAGGCCCGCCCGCCGATCGCCTCGGCGCTGGCCAATGATCCGGGCAACCGCGCAAGCTGCGATTACTGGCGCTATTGCGCGATCGACGGCTTCCTGTGTTCCTGTTGCGGCGGCTCGGTCAGCACCTGCCCGCCCGGGACGGAGATGTCGCCGATCACCTGGATCGGCACCTGCACCAATCCGGGCGACGGGCGCGCCTATGTCATCAGCTACAATGATTGCTGCGGCACCACCTCTTGCGGCCACTGCCTGTGCAACCGCAATGAGGGCGACCGCCCGCAGGTGCGCCCGCAATCGAACAATGATTACAACTGGTGCCTTGGCACGCAGAGCAGCGTCTACAATTGCTCGACCGCCGTGATCATCGGCACGGCAGGTGAGAAATGAGGGGCGCGCTGTTCCTGCCGCTTGCCCTGTTGGCAAGCCCGGCTCTGGCGCAATCCGCGCCGGATGGGGCGCAGATCTTTACCCGCTGCGCCGCCTGCCATACGGCGACGGGCGCGGGCGTGCCGGGTGCCTTCCCGCCGCTGCAGAGCGATTTCCGCAATCTGGCCACCAAGGCTGAAGGGCGGCGCTATCTGGCGCTGGCGGTGATCAAGGGGCTTTCGGGCGCGATCACCGTGCAGGGCAAGCCCTATCGCGGCTTTATGCCCGCCCAACCGCTCGACGATGCTGCGGTGGCGGGCGTGCTGAACCATGTCGGTGCGAAGATCGCCACCAGCGGCCCCGCCTTCAAAAGCTTTACCCCCGCCGAGGTTGCAGCGGCACGGGCCGGTGGAGCGAAGCTGAGCGTCGCCGATGTTGCCAAGCTGCATGAGGGTGCGGGCGGGCAATGATCGCGCGCACCCTCATCCTACCGCTGGCGGGCCTGCTGCTCCTTGCGGCGGGGCGGGGAGGAGCGCAAAACACGCCCGGGGCGGATGCCGCTGCCGCTCATGTCGATTACATGCTGAAATGTCAGGGTTGCCACCGGCCAGACGGCACGGGCGATATGCGCTCCACCCCGCCGCTGGCCGGGGAAGTGGCGCGGTTTCTGGCCGTGCCGGGCGGGCGGGAGTTTCTGGGTCAGGTGCCCGGGGTGGCCACCACCGATCTGGATGATGTGCGGCTGGCCCGGCTGCTGAACTGGACGCTCTATCGCTTCGATGCAGGCCATCTGCCGAAGGATTTCAAACCTTACACCGCGCAGGAGATCGGGAGACTGCGCGCCACACCGCTGCGGCTTGAGCGCGTGGCGGTACGAGACAAGCTTCTGAAACACATGAATGGGACGGCCAGGTAGCTGATCCCATCGCTGGGGGAGTGGTATCATGACCAAGGGAGTCAGTTTCGCATCCGGCCTGTCGAGGATCGCCTTTGCAGCCGCCATGGCGGTGCTGCCGGGTGTGGCGATGGCGCAGGATGCCCCGCCGGCGGCGCCGGTGCCGAAAGCGCCTGAAACGGGCGAGATCGTCGTCACGGCGGCCAAGCGCGCGGAAAATGTGCAGGCGGTGCCGATCTCCATTTCCGCGATTGGCGGCGATGCGCTGAGCAAGGCGCGCGTGACCAGCGTGGACAGTCTGGTGACCAAGGTCGCCAACCTGCAGCTGACCTCCATCGTGGGGGACAACACGCCGATCTTCTCGCTGCGCGGCGTGTCGATGTCGGACTACAGCCTCAATCAGGCCAGTCCCGTCGCGACCTATTACGATGAAGTCTACAAGGGCAATTTCGCGCTGCTGGGCGTGGCGATGTATGATCTGGAGCGGGTGGAAGTGTTGCGCGGGCCGCAGGGCACGCTTTATGGCAAGAACACCACCGGCGGCGCGGTCAACATCATCAGCAAGACTGCGAAACTGGGCGAGACCAGCGGTGATTTCAGCGTTGGCTACGGCAATTACAACCGCGTCGATCTGAACGGTGCGATCAATGTTCCGCTGGGCGACAAGCTGGCGGTGCGCGTGGCGGGCACCTTCGCCCATGCCGATGGCTGGTTCAAGAATGTCGTGCCCGGCATGCCCGATCTGGCCGAGACGCGCGAATATGCCTTCCGCGGGACGATGGTGTTCAAGCCCAGCGACGGGGTCAAATTCACCCTGCGTGCCTCGACCAGCTTTCAGAACCCCTACAATTACGGCATCTATGCTCAGCCCGAAGCGGTGAATCGACCCGGCCTCTCGCAGCGCCAGATCGCCTCCGACATTTCGCAGCGCAGGCATGCGCGCACGACCTCGGTCTCGCTGACGGCCAACATCGATGTGACGGACAAGCTGGCATTGACCAGCATCACCTCATGGGACAAGGGTTCGCTGTCTTTCTATGAGGACACCGATGGCACCGCCGCCAAGACGCTCGAAATCCCCTATGTCGATCGCGCCGAGCAGGTGGCTCAGGATCTGCGCCTGACCAGCAATTTCGGCGGACCTTTCGAATTCATCTTCGGCCTCTATTACAACCGCGAGAAGGTCTACAACCAGACCACCTTCGAAATCGGCAATGATGTTGATGTGAATGGTGATGGTGTTATAAATTATCTGGACTGCGCGGAAGGTCTGCCGGTGGCCTGCAAGGTGCGCAACCAGTTCGATCAGGTGAAGAAGAGTTACGCCGCCTACAGCGATCTGAAATACAAGCTTTCGGACAGTTTCACCCTGCGTGGCGGTCTGCGCTTCACCCATGACACAGGATCGCAGACAGGTTTTTCGTCCAATGCTTACGGCGTGGACGATGTGCTGGTGGCCAATCTGATTCCGCTGTCTGCCCTCTATTATTCGAATGACAATTGGTCGGGCAAGGTTGGCTTCGACTACAAGATTGCCCCCGATCATCTTTTCTACGCCAGCTTCAGCAAGGGTTATCGCGCGCCCAGCTTCAATGCTCAGGCATTCTTTTCGCCTGCTGAACTGAGTGTGGCACGGCCAGAAAAGGTCACATCCTATGAAATTGGCCTGAAGAACCAGTTTGCCAACCGCCGGATCACGCTGAACCTTGCCTCCTTCTATTACGATTATCGCAATCAGCAATTCATCAACGTTGATCCGAGCAGCGCCGCGCAGACGCTGCTCAACATCCCCAAGTCGCGCATCTTCGGCGGCGAGGCCGATCTGACGGTGCGCGCATCGCGCGCCCTCTCCTTCCGCGCCGGCATGGGACTGCTCTCGACGAAAATCCTTGAAGGCACGGTCAGCGGCACCGATGTCGCAGGGCACCGGCTGGCCAATGCCCCGTCTTTCACCTTCAACGCGGGCATCGATCTGACGCTGCTGGATGGCGACAAAGGCAAGCTCTCCTTCCATCCCGACATCGCTTACCAGTCCGCCCAATATTTCGAGGTGCTCAACATCCCCCGCCTGCGCCAGAAGCCCTATGCGCTGGTGGGTGGCCACATCGATTACGAGACGAAGGACGGGCGCTGGACCGCCTCGCTCTGGGCCAAGAATCTGGCCAACACCTTCTACTTCACCTCGCGGGTCGATCTGCTGGCAGGTTTTGGCTTTGATTATAACCATATCGGGAATCCGCGCACATTCGGCGGCACAATCGGGTATAAGTTCTAAACACAGGAGAGAGTCGATGTCCGACTACAGACTGCTGATCGGCGGAGAGCTTCTGGAGGGCGATGACACGCTGGAGGTCATCAACCCGGCGCTGGGCGAGGCCTTTGTCACCGTGCCGCGCGCCTCGGCGCGGCAGGCTGATGCGGCCATTGCCGCGGCCAAATCGGCTTTTCCCGGCTGGGCGGCCACCACGCTGGAGGCGCGCCGCGCCCATCTGCTGCGTCTGGCCGATGCCATCGCTCAAGATGCCGACCGTCTCGCCCGCATCCTCACGCAGGAACAGGGCAAGCCGCTGGCCGAAGCGCAGGGCGAAGTCGCGTGGACCGAGGGCTATCTGCGTCATTACGCCACGCTGGAGCTGCCAGACCGCGTCATTCAGGACGATGCCAGCGGCTACATCGCAGTGAAGCACAAGCCGCTGGGCGTGGTGGTGGGCATCATCGCCTGGAACTTCCCGCTGCTGGTCGCCTGCTGGAAGATCGGCCCGGCGGTGCTGGCGGGCAATGCCATCGTGCTGAAACCCGCGCCGACCACGCCTGTCTCCGCTCTGGCGCTGGGGGCCTTGTGCCGCGATATCTTCCCGGCAGGCGTGGTCAACATCATCACCGATGCCAATGATCTGGGGGCGCATCTCACCGCGCACCCCGATGTCGCCAAGATCGGCTTTACCGGCTCGACCGCCACCGGCAAGCGCATCGCCGCCAGCAGCGCGGACACGCTGAAACGCGTGACGCTGGAGCTGGGCGGCAATGATCCGGCCATCGTGCTGGAGGATGTCGACATCCGCGAGACGGCGCAGGCGATCTTCAACGGCGCCTTTCTGAACGCAGGGCAAGTCTGCCTCGCCATCAAGCGCGCCTATGTGCATCAGGCGATCTATGATGCCATGTGCGCCGAACTGGCACGGCTGGCCGAGGAGGCCATCGTCGATGATGGGCTGAAGCAGGGCACCCAGATCGGCCCTATCCAGAACAAGGCGCAATTCGAAAAGGTGCAAGGCTTCCTCGAAGCGGCCAAGCGCGACGGCAAGGTCATCGCGGGCGGCGCGGCGATGGAGCGCGCGGGCTATTTCATCCGCCCCACCATCGTGCGCGATGTGCGCGATGGCGACCAGATTGTCGATGAGGAACAGTTCGGCCCCGTGCTGCCGGTGATCCCCTTCTCCGATGTCGAGGAGGTGATCGCCCGCGCCAATGCCAGCGATTACGGGCTGGGCGGATCGGTGTGGTCCAGCGATGTGGAGAAAGCGGCAGACATCGCCGCGCGGATCGAAAGCGGGCAGGTCTGGGTCAACCAGCATATCGCCATCGGGCCGCATATCCCCATGGCGGGGTTCAAGAATTCCGGCCTCGGCGTCGAGCAGGCGAGCGAGGGCCTTGCCGAATACACCCAACTTCAGGTCATCAACGTAAAGCGGTGAACATGCTGTCGATCACGCAAGGACCAACCGATGTTCCGCTGCTGGAAACCACCATTGGCGAGGCCTTGTCGCTGGCGGCGGTGCGCTGGGGGGACGGGCTGGCGCTCGTCTCCCGCCATCAGGGCATTCGCTGGACTTGGGCCGAACTGAACCATCAGGCCGAGCGTGTGGCCTGCGGTCTGCTCGCGCATGGCATCGGCAAGGGCGACCGGGTGGGGATCTGGTCGCCCAATTGCGCGGAATGGACGGTGATCCAGTTCGCCACCGCCAAGATCGGCGCCATTCTGGTGAACATCAACCCGGCCTATCGCAGCGGGGAGGCGCACTATGCGCTGGGCAAGGTGGGATGCCGCGCTTTGGTCACCGCGCCCTCGTTCAAATCCAGCGATTATATCGCCATGCTGCGCGAGATCGACCGCGCCACCCTGCCCGATCTGCGCCTGCTGGTCTCACTAGGGGAGGAAGCGCACGAAGGTTTCCTGCCCTGGTCCGAATTGGGCGCCGATGTGGATGCCGAGGCCCTGGCGCAGATCGCCGTCACGCTCGACCGGCACGATGCGATCAACATCCAGTTCACCAGCGGCACCACCGGCTTTCCCAAGGGCGCGACACTCACCCACCGCAACATCCTCAACAATGGCTATTTCGCCGGGCGCAACATGCGGCTCACCCCGCAGGACCGCATCTGCATTCCGGTGCCGCTCTACCATTGCTTCGGCATGGTGCTGGGCAATCTGGCCGCGCTGACCAGCGGGGCGGCGATGATCTATCCCGGCCCGGCCTACGATCCCGCTCTGGTGCTGCAAGCCGTGACGGCGGAGCGCTGCACCGCGCTGCATGGCGTGCCGACGATGCTGATCACCATCCTCAACCACCCCGATCTGGAGCGCAGCGATGTCTCCACCCTGCGCACCGGCATCATGGCGGGCGCACTATGCCCCCGCGCGATGATGGAGCGCATCATCGAACATCTCAACATGCGCGAGGTGACCATCGGCTATGGCATGACCGAGACCAGCCCGCTCACCACCCAGACGCTGGCCGATGAGGGGATCGAGGAAAGGGTCTCCACCGTGGGGCGGGTGCATCACCATGCTCAGGCCAAGGTGATCGGCCCGGATGGGCAAACGCTGGAGGTTGGCCAGCAGGGCGAATATTGCTCACGCGGCTATGCCGTGATGCAGGGCTATTGGGGCGATCCGGCCAAGACTGCCGAGGCCATCGATGCTGAAGGCTGGATGCATTCCGGCGATCTGGCGGTGATGGATGAGCGCGGCTTTGTCCGCATCACCGGGCGCATCAAGGATATGATCATCCGCGGCGGCGAGAACATCTATCCCAAGGAAATCGAGGAATTCCTCCTTTCGCATCCCGATATCGTCGATGCTCAGGTCTTCGGCGTCAGCGATGACACATTCGGTGAGGAGGTCTGCGCCTGGGTCATCGCGCGGGATGGCGGCACTCTGCAGGACAGTGATGTCATCGCTCACTGCAAGGGCCGGATCGCGCATTACAAGGTGCCACGCTATGTCCGCATTGTGGAGGTTTTCCCCATGACGGTGACCGGCAAGGCCCAGAAGTTCGAGATGCGCAAGATCATGGAATGTGCGCTGCGTGGGGGCGATTGACCGTGGCTGATCTGCCTTTGCATTACGATCCGCAAGGCCTGTCTGCCCTGCTCGACACGATGTTCCATCCGGAAGCGCGGAGGCGCT
The Novosphingobium terrae DNA segment above includes these coding regions:
- a CDS encoding AMP-binding protein; translation: MLSITQGPTDVPLLETTIGEALSLAAVRWGDGLALVSRHQGIRWTWAELNHQAERVACGLLAHGIGKGDRVGIWSPNCAEWTVIQFATAKIGAILVNINPAYRSGEAHYALGKVGCRALVTAPSFKSSDYIAMLREIDRATLPDLRLLVSLGEEAHEGFLPWSELGADVDAEALAQIAVTLDRHDAINIQFTSGTTGFPKGATLTHRNILNNGYFAGRNMRLTPQDRICIPVPLYHCFGMVLGNLAALTSGAAMIYPGPAYDPALVLQAVTAERCTALHGVPTMLITILNHPDLERSDVSTLRTGIMAGALCPRAMMERIIEHLNMREVTIGYGMTETSPLTTQTLADEGIEERVSTVGRVHHHAQAKVIGPDGQTLEVGQQGEYCSRGYAVMQGYWGDPAKTAEAIDAEGWMHSGDLAVMDERGFVRITGRIKDMIIRGGENIYPKEIEEFLLSHPDIVDAQVFGVSDDTFGEEVCAWVIARDGGTLQDSDVIAHCKGRIAHYKVPRYVRIVEVFPMTVTGKAQKFEMRKIMECALRGGD